From the genome of Bacillus sp. SM2101:
TACGCGATCTATTTCGAAGATAAATTAGTAGGTTTCTTAATGTATAATTCTGTAAAAGAAGAACTTGATGGTTATTGGATTTATAGAATAATGATTGATAAGAATTTTCAAGGTAAGGGCATAGGTAAGGAAGCAACTAAGTTAATGATATTAGAGATGATTAAATTATTGGATGCAAAAAGAATTATTGTAGGTTATAATCCTGAAAATTCGGGAGCTCACCATTTGTATGCAAGTTTGGGATTTGTTGATAATGGTGATAGATTTGGAAAAGAGATGGCTGTTATTAAAAATATAACAGATTAAAAGATATTAAATGGAAGACAAAATGGGTTGGAGGCAAAAAAAACTTTTTTATTGATCTAACTTATAACTAGAATTTATGCACATATAAAACTGATAAACCCTCATAATGAGTTACATAGATTAAGCTATATTTAAATTTTTTCGACAATATAAATGTATACATGATGATATAGAATATACGTTCGTTTTGGAGGAGTGAAGAAAAACATGCCAGAGTTAAGAGTTAAGGATGTAAAACTTCATTATCAAGCATACGGAACTGGAAAACCTATTATTATGATTCATGGCTTTTCTCCAGATATGAGGCTAATGATAGGATGCATGGAGCCAGTATTTTTACAAAAAGATGGTTTCAAAAGAATATATATAGACCTTCCAGGGATGGGCAAAACAAAAGATTATAATGAAGTCAAAAACTCGGATGACATGTTAGATATAGTCATTGAATTTATTGATAAATTAATTTCAAACGAGTCCTTTTTAGTTGTGGGGGAATCATATGGCGGCTATATAGCTAGAGGAATTATTCATAAAAAAAAGAAAGAAGTAGACGGAGCTGCATTTATTTGTCCAGTCATTATTCCTGAAATGAGTGAAAGGACTCTCCCTGACCATTCCATTATTTATAAAGATAATGAATTTTTAGAGCAACTAGATGAAGATGAAAGAGAAGGTTTTGATTCAATTTCAGTCGTGCAGGATGAATATAATTTTCATAGATTTCAAAATGAAATACTACCTGGGTGTAATATAGCTGATGAACAATTTTTAGCAAAGATAAAGCAACAATATAGTTTTACTTTTGATGTAGATCAAGGTTTGTATGAACTGCCAAGCGTATTTCTTCTTGGAAGACAAGATTCGATGGTTGGGTTTAAAGATGCACTCGATTTAATTGATAAATTTCCAAGAGCTACTTTTGCAATTTTAGATAAAGCAGGACATAACTTACAAATAGAACAAAAGGCGCTTTTTGATACACATATAACTGACTGGTTAACTAGAGTAACAGAGAAAAAGTAACAGGGTAAATCTATTAGCTCTTTTAATGATATGCTCAACTGTCTCTGCAATTGAAAAGCACCTATTTCACCGAATGTTGAATAAGCAAGTCAATTAAAGATGTGGTTAGTATAAGAAGAGATATAATTTAAGCATAACAAATTTAATGGTGGATAATACACGTGGATATATTAATTGAACAATTAGATGTGACCGATGCACACAATTTGTATAAGTTTGAACTTCAAAACAGAAAATTTTTCGAAGAAATGGTACCGAGCAGAGGTGACGACTACTATGGGCTTGAGGTTTTTAAAAAAAGGCATGAAACTTTACTTGAAGCACAAGCTCAAGGAAGTTCATATTTTTACTTAATTAAATCTACAGATGGTTCTATTGTTGGAAGGATAAATCTAGTTGACATTGATAAGTCACAAAAAATTGGTCATCTAGGCTATAGAGTAGGTCAACTATATGCTAGAAAAG
Proteins encoded in this window:
- a CDS encoding GNAT family N-acetyltransferase, giving the protein MNNVNVRLEKLNSENWYDCCQLEVSKEQEKYMEPNAISIAQSKFESTLKPYAIYFEDKLVGFLMYNSVKEELDGYWIYRIMIDKNFQGKGIGKEATKLMILEMIKLLDAKRIIVGYNPENSGAHHLYASLGFVDNGDRFGKEMAVIKNITD
- a CDS encoding alpha/beta hydrolase; this translates as MPELRVKDVKLHYQAYGTGKPIIMIHGFSPDMRLMIGCMEPVFLQKDGFKRIYIDLPGMGKTKDYNEVKNSDDMLDIVIEFIDKLISNESFLVVGESYGGYIARGIIHKKKKEVDGAAFICPVIIPEMSERTLPDHSIIYKDNEFLEQLDEDEREGFDSISVVQDEYNFHRFQNEILPGCNIADEQFLAKIKQQYSFTFDVDQGLYELPSVFLLGRQDSMVGFKDALDLIDKFPRATFAILDKAGHNLQIEQKALFDTHITDWLTRVTEKK
- a CDS encoding GNAT family N-acetyltransferase, whose protein sequence is MDILIEQLDVTDAHNLYKFELQNRKFFEEMVPSRGDDYYGLEVFKKRHETLLEAQAQGSSYFYLIKSTDGSIVGRINLVDIDKSQKIGHLGYRVGQLYARKGVAKKAVKLLLEQLTDQDIIQVKAKTTTNNITSQKVLEKNGFKHSKSYDEEFEMNDQKLNFVYYTWTNKA